AATTAAAACACGTATATTGGAATCAAATTAACAATGTTTATCCTACTTTAATAAAACGCCCTAAGAGGCAATTGGATGAATCAATGATGTACATAAACActcaagtgcacaataccttaaTCCTGCAATCTGGCCAGATGTTGATTGGCTGCCCCCAGGTTCTGAAGGGATCTATCTCCTTAAGACACACTCCACTATTATCTATTCTAAAACTCTCTGTGGGACAGGCTCCTCCCCCTCTACGTTTTCCTAAGTCCCATTAAGCCCTGCCTTTCCAAGCCTAAGCCAATGAGTACAAAATCTTGCTCTAGGCCTGAGGGCCCAGCCAAAGGGAAATCTGGCACTACCCTGGGGGACTCTGCCCACTAGGCCTCCCTGAAAGTTATGTTTTAATCCCGTAGAATCCTGAATCGTTCCCACACTACAACAGGACACCGACTGGACATTATATGGCCCCTAGCCACCTCACTCGAAACTTGAGAACTACGGTTTATGGCACCGAATGAACTGCTCCTCAATTCGTCACTGGTTATAGTAAAAggcaggggagaggggaaggagtgGGGGTAGAGAGGAAAAAATGAGTGGGAAATGGAGTGGCAAACGGAGATGGGCCAAGAGAGGACCTCTTGACTCAGGGTTTATGACAAGTGAGGGTGGACTGTGGCAAATGGGAGGGATGAACAAGGGAGGGGGAGACGAACGACGGCAAGGGTAGAGGGGAGAAGGGGAAAAGCTAGACTTGTGCAACAGACCATTACATCACaaccccattgtaccttctttattattattattattattattattattattattattattattattattattattattattattatagtatgagggatagagccaaagcttaacccacaTACTATAAAGCTCATATGACATGACCTCTGATCGttaatatataaaaaaactatctttaatttttaatatataaaagtGTATCTTTAATTTTTTTGTGGAAAATGTTATATATGTATTGTCTTTGGTATATGTATCATTTTAGGATGGCTTTGGAAACAAATACAAAAAAGATAAAGTATTGGTGTGTAGTAGTTTAAATTTTTTACACCAAACATGCATCGGACAATTTCAGACTTGTCTGATAGTGTCTTTAGGTATACAGGCAGTTCCCTAACTATGAATGAGTTATGCTTTAagaatatgtttttatagtacagTAGTTGATTGGAATGCAAAGCAAGATTTTCCATAGGCACATTTCTTTAAATGGGGGATGCGTTACTGGGCCACCACAAATCCTCACAAAACAAATATTTTTGTGactaataatataaaaaatacgATATGGTCTGTATTTTATAATACAGAGCATGCTGTTTTTATATAATAGAGTATACTCTGCTCAGGGACTGCCTGTTTGCTCCAGTGCTCCCCAGGGATGTGGGCAGGTGGCAGCTCCATGTGCAGCTGCCTGTGCTATCTGGAGATCTTACTATGAATGACAACATGGCATGTTTGCACTTAGCTGCATTCTTGCGGGTTTGGTTCCTTGTGAAGGGGGTTTCTGGGCAGCTACGTGAGGATTTGGTTTCTTGGTCTTGCCCCGAGTGTGGAGGCCTTCTAGTTTGCTGTTCCTTCCTTGGCAGCCTTGCCTAAAATGTTGGTCCCACTCCCTCAGGAAGCGCTGGTGACATTTTATTCGGAAAGGACCAACAGGATGTATTGGTCCTTTCATTAGATTTTGCTTTGTCCCTTACCATTTTGTCCACTTCCTCATTCTTGCCTCTTTCTAGAGAATGCAGTGTCCCAAGTTCTGTCTACAGCAGCGTTCTCCTGTCAGAGTATTGGTTCTTTGTTGTTTTCTCGGGGTTCTGTCCCCACTCAAAGGCAGTCTGGTGTGTTTGGAGCCTTGCATGCTGTTGGTCTAGGTTGGTCCTTGAGAGAATCAGATTCCCAGGCAGTTGCACTTCTAATTGTAAATCTCTTTTCTGCTAGATGTCGCACCAACTGGTCACGATCAATGTCCAAAGGGCTTGGgaaggatgtggggggggggggaggtagaagaTGGATGAGGAGTTGAAAGTCTGGAAGAGGATGGGGTTTGGGTCTAAGTCCTCCGGCAGCCCACTCATTATTTGAGGTCTCTGGAAGTTGTGGTCATGGAAGGGTGGTTCTGCTCATGGTTTATGCTGAGCCCTTTGCAGTTTGCTCCTTTGATGCTGCTGTAAGGGGAGGGGTGTCTTGCTAATTTTGCCAGCTCACGGTCCCACAATTCGTGGGGCTTTTGAGTCATTTGCCACGGCCGTGCATTAGAGCAGGTTGATCCCAACCTTTCTGAGGGTTGGGGCTTTGGGTATGGTATTCTTCCCAGCTCTGTGTCTGGTTATTGTGGACTTGTTAGCCTCGATCATGGTCGAGTTGACCTCGTCCCTGTCCTGGGTGAGCAGGTTGTTCCTAGTCCCAAAGAACAACTCTGCAGACATATGGTACATCCTCAATTTTGTACATCCTCAATATATTTTGCAGTAGGCCTGCCATACATAATTGAGGATGTTTTTCAGTGTTATAGTAGTATATGATTATGAATGCTTACTTTTAATTAATTATCTCTGAGCAATAATAAAATCCTTGTATTTCCACAGCGGATGAAGAATTTGATGAGCTGTGCTTCCAGTATGGGTTGGAAGTCGATGATATAGTTGATGACCCAGATAAAGGGGTAACATACAAGATTGAAGTTGGAGCCAATCGCTACGACCTTCTGTGCTTTGAGGGTATCGCTCGAGCTTTGTGTGTTTACTTGGGAAAGGAATCGCTTCCAAATTATCGTGTAGTGCCAGCCAGTGAACCAGAAAAGTATAAGCTAATAGTAAAGCCATCAACAGCCCAGGTTAGTGTGAATGTTTTTCATCTGTGATGTATTGTTtggaatttttattttattcttgCAAGAGAGCTGATGTTTAATTTATCAAGAAGGTAAAGGTTTAATCAACAAAAATAGTGTACTTTGCTAGTAATGTAATATAGTATGCGGTACAGTAATCTCAAATCTAACTGTTTGATGATGGAGTTTAGTTTCTAAATGAATTCCAGCTTCTTTGTAGAATTTGGGTATACAATATCTCCTTAGGCTTGTTATAAACCCAACAGATACACAGATTCTGATATATAAAGTCGCAGTTATAATCAGTTTGctcatacagtggtacctcagcttacaaatttaatccattcccagagacggttcGTAAGCTGAAAATCTGTAAACTGAAGCGAatttttccataagaaataatgtaaattgaattaattcgTTCCACACTCCCCCcaaaattaacttcaaagtaaattttatacctaattcacccaaatctttagtactaagtatgtacaagttattgcttacctttattgatgactcttgttggagTATGGAAAACGGTGaggaggtgtggggggagggggggggaaggagaggtgttagtgtttgggagTCCCTAACCATTATActgtaacatcaggcagtgatgacttctctggggaacACTCTATGCAATGTTTTCCCTgcttaccactaggacctgcttgtggctcactgtttgtttttctcactaaaaacctgtctAGTGATGCTTGTTTTTCCTTATGTTGTAACCCTTGTCTGCAGTGAAATATCACTTCGTCATTGAAAAGGTTAACACAATCAATGGCAtactacagcttgctctgggtgaattaataacttttcaacatcctcaagtgtttgtgttctttgttttgtgattgttgatatgccttttgccactttagcacttatAATATCCTTTTTCTTAGTAATTACAGTGCATAGCATTGACATAGatttgcctagctagttcaacaacccatgtaccattttcatgtttatgaatgatcctttgtttttcctctatggttatcctcacatgtgttttcttggcttgaaccttactactggctttcttgggacccatggcaagatatataatcatAACTTTTGtgttcaaatacccaaaaatcTGAAAAACACTGAATTTCTGTACAAAGAATTCAGGTGCGATTATCACTAGGTGGGAGGCACTAGtaagatgaccagcccacacactagaaggtgaagggacgacgacgtttcggtccgtcctggaccattctcaagtcgatctcattgaatcgacttgagaatggtccaggacggaccgaaacgtcgtcgtcccttcaccttctagtgtgtggtctggtcatcatactttagccacgttattgtaactcatcgcctgcacaggcaCTAGTAAACTGAGACGCGATCGCtgtaccaccacgcgctaggtcggccatacacgtatcaacaaacttcgtttcccgaggcaaagtttgtaacgcAATTCGGATTTTACGAAGAAATGGGcttgtaacccgaaaagttcgtaaagaggggcattcgtaagcTAAGGTGTCActgtatataaattccacaaattacacacttgaataatattacagcaaaaacaaGAGAAGAAACGAAcaagaaacatcaaaataattgtgaaacataatttgctcaacttctcgGCTTCATCACAGCTAAATACTGTATGTCGCATACAATATTTTGTTTAGTTTCCTGTgatcagagactgcattttaacaGTACAGTATAAGAAGACAAAATAATTTTTTGCAAAAAATTTATTTACGGTACACTACGGGAATGTCATATTTTAAGGCTGCACAACACAGTGGTTAAGCCAATTGTCCCTTGAAAAACTTGTTTATCTGAGTACTTCATCAAAGGTAAGCTTTAGTCTTTCTGCTCCTCTATATGTTCAACCACTGGGACTCACCGGTAAAGtggcagtctcgcttcatgcaagttgaCTTTTGGTCTTTGATcttccaagtggctgggcactgttccttcctctgtactatcctagcttttgttctcatatcccttccaagtgctatatagtcatactagCTTAGTACATTCTCCAGATATCTACCTTACCTGCTTTATTGGCATTCTGAGTGATATCTATGACTTTTTTATCAATCTTTGACTTGATTAGTGTTATACTATAAAATCATTCTTACTAAAGGTCTTTGATAATTACCGTGCAGTTGTTCACTGATCAATTTAGCCTCCTTGTATAGTTATTGTACTGTATTCTATAAATTACTGTTAATGcattaatgttttcctataataCATCATATGTCCCTTTTATCATCTCATCAATCATATATTTTTCATAAACTAACATACCATGCATAATTTTATGCAATTAATTTCTACAGGTGCGTCCATATGTAGTTGGAGCTGTCTTGCGGAACATGAAATTTAATCAGGCTACATATGATTCCTTCATTGATCTGCAGGACAAGTTGCATCAAAATCTAGCTCGGAAACGCACTTTAGTTGCAATTGGTAAGCAAATAACAAATTGATTGTCACCATATGTGAATTATGCTCACCCGAGAAATGTTACTGATAAGTAAAACTGagcttctcttgaggttatcttgagattatttcggggctttttagtgtccccgtggcccggtcctcgaccaggcctccacccccaggaagcagcccgtgacagctgactaacacccaggtacctattttactgctaggtaacaggggcatagggtgaaagaaactctgcccagtgtttctcgccagcgcctgggatcgaacccaggactacaggatcacaagtccagcgtgctgtccgctcggccgaccggctcccttagctTGCACAGCAAATGCACAGCGTTTATAAGTAATTCTTGGTGCATTAATTAGTGAAAGTGTACTTAATAAAAATCCTTGTACAGTATATTACATAGTACAATATCTGTACAGTATTTAGTATAGTAAGCTAATTtatatattgtatttatgtaaatACAGTATCTATTTATTACATATAGGACTGGATAGTTAAACTTCAATTAATTTCAAATTTAGTTAATGCTGTATACCATTTTAGTACTATAACTATGTGTTCATTACAATAGTTATATTAGCAAGGTTGACAGATCAGTTTGATGACGATGCTTCTTAAAGATGGGGATACAAAAAATGTAATGTTGAAGAGGTAGAAGTAAAATGTAATTCAAAATTTAATTGACTAAATTGCAGTTCAGTATCTTAAATCCAAAATTGTGATTTTACATACCTGTTACTTCTAATGCTAGTTAAACATATGGCTTAACATTTTATTTGTCTTATATTTGTCTACTTTATTTTGTGTGTTGTTTAATATTATTTGAAATTTTGTGTAAGTATATCCTGCACTCTTGAAAATCAGGAAATCTGTGTAACAAATCCCTCTGAACACATCACATCTGCTCACTGGTTTTGTCGGGTAAAAATAATTCTGATTTTGGAAGGGGGGTTGTGATGAAAGAAAAGGGGGTGACCTACAAATTGTCCACTTAAGAATGGCTGGATTAGCCAGATGCATGGGTACTGATGCCAGATTTCACACACTTAATCCCATATAAAAATGGAAGAGGTGTGTATGATGCCACAAAATCTCGGCTGAATTCACATAATGCCATAAAAGACTGAAGTGGATCAAGTGCTAAACAAAATACAGCACATAATTAACCTTTCTCATTGCAATCAACAGGTCTGGCATTAAGGACCAAGTACAGTACTACCTGGCCAAGGTAGCTCAAAGAGAAACCCTAGTAAGGACACCCCCCATACCTCTCAAAGAAGGCAACTCTTGACGAAATGGGAAACACAAACCGAGGACATAGAAGAGAGCCTTAACGCAAAATCGGAGATAACTGCTAATATGCTAGGGGACACGGGAGGCAGGTAGCATACACATTGAGAAGGGTAAACAGAAGTAAGATATTAAGAACAGCCCTCAGCAGGACAGTAAAGTCCCAAGAAATACTATATCTTCTAACTAGAATATAGAAAACTGTGTCCTCACAGAAGCTGGTGCATTGTAGGTGGTACCAGGCACACAAGTAAAGGTGTTTGCTGGCTGGTACCCCTGGGTGACCTAAACAGCTACCTGGTGACATATTGTATATTAGCATGAAGATTATTTAAAATCGGCAAACGTCCCTAGCCTGATCTCAGGCCGGGCTTAGGGGAGAactactactcccagaacccactcctGGTATGGAGATCATGGCTTGTTTTCCTTCGCCAATACTTTGTGCTCTTATTCTTGGTTTTTGATTACTCTATTTCTGTTTGAGTGAGGAGCCACTGTATAGCTGTTTTGGATTATTAAAGCTTTTGAtaataactacagtagttagtactTTTTCTGAATCACATTAGCTTTTTCTTCCAGGAGCACCTGAAACATTTTATTCCGGTGCACTAGTTTTGCTATCTAAACATGAAGCAGTCCCTGCTTAAATGAACTGAATAACATAGACATGGGGAAATAATAGGACTGACCTCAGAAAGCACTCAGAGGTGGGAATTAGAAAAAAagataaaattcacaaaaagggaaaataaagaatctgaaaactttaCTAATTAAAGGGTTATTATGAGGTGAATAAAAGCAAGTACTGTAATGAGCCTGTAGACTACTGACTAAACTAACTCGAGTTTGAGTATGGCCAGAGAAAAAGAGCCTTCGGGATAGGTTAGTCGATAGGTTAAAAATACTTTTTATATTTCTAGTTAAGTACTTTAGTAGTATTGAATATTTATTAATGGCTGGCTCTGTTTATTTTACAGGTACTCATGATTTAGACACTATCTCGGGTCCTTTCATATATGATGCCAAACCACCGCAAGACATTTCATTTGTACCTCTGAACCAGTCTGAGGTTATAAGAGCTGACAAACTCCTGGAAATGTATTCTCATGATTCGCATCTTAAGGAGTATGTGCCCATTATAAAGGTAAAATTTTAATATTATTTTGTACTTTTTGAGTTGCTTaacaaagcatttttgaagtaagCTGTACAATGTTTTCTTGGGTGGCAGGCACTCGGCTGTTATCCCTGGGTGGCCAGGTATTGCTTTCTTAGGTGGCCGTTGTTTGTTTTATTATGCTTATGCTTACTGGTTTTAATTTGTATCACATTTAAGTAGACCTCTGGTTCCCAAGCTCTTTTCAGTCTATAAAGCAAGCCAGATTCTGTTCCTGGCTTCTGGTAGGTAAGGGTGTCCGAGGCTTGGTATTTCTCACCAGCGCTCTGCTCAGGGAGCTGCTGAGGGCCCCACCAGAATAGGTTACCAGTACAGATTTGGGTAATTTTTTTGCAAACCTGGCATAATCCTTCTGAACGACTGCAATTGCTTTTTACAGTGAATGTGTTAATAGCAGTGTCATAAATATATTGAAAATGTTTATTCAatggcacagtgtgtgtgtgtgtgtgtgggggggggaggggggcaacaTGCACACCTATGTAAATGTTAATAAAAAGGTCAGAATAAATCCACATCATATTTCTTAAGGATACACAGTTCTTGACTTTACAGTTAATTAATATAGCATTACCTTGCCAGTTACAGCATCACAGAATTTTAAGCACATTTCTTTTAAACTTAAAAAGTAGAATGGAACATGCAGTACTGTAGTTCTGAGAGAATATATTGAGGCGAGTTCAATCCCATTCCACAACTCAAATATTTTCTCATATATGTTTGTGTGACTTCATTGTGCATACAGTAGTTCtgataatactgtacagtattctgtACAATATACTATAAGGTAATTATTTCTGTATGTGACTTTTGTTCTTGTTTGCAGGACAAGCCTGTTTACCCAGTGATCACAGACCAGAAGGGCGTAGTGCTGTCTCTGCCACCTATCATCAATGGCAACCACTCCAAGATTACCCTCAGTACACGAAATGTGTTTATTGAGTGTACTGCTACTGATCGTTACAAAGCCCAGATTGTGCTGGACACTCTTGTCTGTATGTTCTCTGGCTACTGTGAACAGTCTTACACTGCTGAACCAGTTCAGGTAATTACTGTGTTATTAAAAAAAACTTCAGCCTCTAGCTGAACAGTGCATGATTTCTATATATTTGTGATGTTCAGTAATTATCTTTTAGTTTTAGAAATACCAGGTGCATCTCCAAGATCCAGATTACAcgatgatcaaaccacacatcagaaagtgaaagaaatgacgacgtttcagtccgtcctggaccattatcaatcttcagctatattATTGTGGCTGAAGATTGGGGTCATGTTCATGACCCAATCTGTATTTACATGAAAATCTGAGTCTTCTAGAATATTTTACAGGAAGTGATATAATAAAAGTCTATGGATAGTTAggaacaaaaatatataaataatggtttcatgtaactgttatgtTGACTGTTAAACATGTGCAGTCTTCCTGAACTGGCCTTGAAATCCTCAACATCCATGGTTGATGCCAGTTTTTCAGCTTGACACTAGCTGTTCACATAAGGCTAGTGCTGCGTAAATCATTGGTAGGCATCGGCATTTAAAGTCCTCATGTACTGAAGATTTCAGTGTTTTTCTCTCACTACACTGCTGCTCTTTATTTGATTCACAAATGATATGATGTGCTTCCATTGGTTTTATAACACCAGAAACAACACTAGTACCAATGTTGTATTCAGCCAACAGCTTTCCTCCTCACCTGTGGTCATGTTTTTTTAGTAACTTCTTTATTATCCTTGGTAAGGAATTTTTCACATTTGTACAATATGCTCGTACTGCTTGTGCCTCATAATGTTGTTTCAACTATTACAAAATAATGTATCGGGAAATGATAGTGTAAAACATGGTGGAAAATAGTGGAAAATATAGTGTAAAACATGGTGGTTTGGGTGCCATCACAGTAGATCTGGATGCATCAGAAAGAAGTCACATAAATAAACTTGTTTGTTCACTTTATAGGACAGTACATGCATAGTAAAACATTTGTTAAATATAAATGCATTAATTTGAATAATAATTACAAATAAGAAAGCAAGATCTCTtgatgagatggttatcttgagatgatttcggggcttagcgtccccgtggcccagtcctcgaccaggcctcctttttgttacatgtcccccaggaaacagcccgtagcagctgtctaactcccaggtacctatttactgctaggtgaacagtgacatcagggtgaaagaaaatctacccatttgtttccacctccaccaggaatcgaacccggaacctcaagactacgaatccgaagcgctgtccacacagCTGTCAGGTCTGCCAAGATAgctaaaattattaaaaaaaaaaaagtttagttAAAATTTACTTTTCATAATGAACTGACAACCTGGATTTAATGATGTTCCCATTGTATTCTGAAGAATtatacaaaattaaaatattcagGGAAAATATGGTGGGCAGATTTGATCCATTGTTTAGAGGTCTCCTCTATATTGGATTTGAGAGTGCACTTTTATAGGTTCAATATATTATTTGTGTATATCAAATGTTTGTATGATTTTTGTGATAGTTTAAATGTGTCAATTATATTTTAGGTAGAGTATCCCAGTGGAGAGCGTGTCCAGTATCCAACCCTTCAGTACCGTCAACAAGAAGCAGCTGTTTCGTATTGCAATATTTTAACAGGAGTGAGTGAAACTGCGGAAAACATTGCAGAGAAGCTGACCTCCATGAGTCTTTCAGCTAAGCCACAGGGACAAGACAAAGTTATGGTTGAGGTTCCTCCAACCAGGTATGTACCCAGTGGACACTATATCTAAGAGAGGCAGTGGTTCGACATTGGTTCTGATTATAATGTGTGGACAGTATGTGAATAGTCAAATCTATGCGATTCAACTCTTGGAATGTACGTCTTTGAACCATACTTATAGTGTTCAATTTCAAATTGCATACCTTTACCAAATACTACATAGTAGGCagccatcagtctcgggagactttgGAGTtaggctctggttgtcggtctggagtggcctcttcaGGGCGTAAAGACATGGTAGGTTgatatacgggggagaagctgtcacctatGCAGTAGGTCCCCCTTCTCCATGACGTCAGGTCCAGTGGTAATACTACATACCATTACGTATTACCACTGGAACTTCGTGGAAATCAAAGACTGGAGGTAATTAACCAACAAGATTAAATATTAGATATGGCAACAGTGGAGGGGGGTAAGACCATGAAAAGACTTAAAACAATCATTTACAACGTGCCACCCCTCCTCCATTAATACTTAATACACACCTGAAAGTTTAGAGAGAAATATGACAAGTGCAGTGAAACCTGCTTGAAGTTGATGGAAAAGGAAGCCACAGTGATAGAGGAAGCAAGGGCTAAGATTCAGATACTTTAAGAGATGTAATCAGAGTGAAATAGACTGCATAGCCTAGGCATGCAAAACAGAAACCAGAAACCAGATGAAGGGGCTTCCTATAATCTAGAGTGACCAGTTGAAcccaaagcagcagcagcagcagcaacaggctcaTATCAAGCTGTCAAGTGGCCACATTCTGAGGCATAACCACTGCATAAAGGCAGACATCAATTACCTCAAATGGTAAATCGAACAGAAACACGTGAAACACTGACTCGATCTCACACTAATTGAGTGTCCGGGAATGGTAGAAAAGTGAACCAAGCCAAGATGTGGTAAAAATGAAgaccttaaacaaaatacagggtacaagacagtcaaatctacccatagtaggaaagcaacctgTAAAAGATCTGGTAGAAATGATGTATGAtgacctaacatttagggagcataaccaagcaaatgtaGCGTTggctagaaaaatgataggatgaattacgagaacattcaaatccagggatccaatcacaatgctaatactattcaaaTCATTTTGTGCTCTCCTGCCATGAGTGCTGCTcgatactcactttccccttcagagcaggagagattgctgaaatagaggggggatacagagagtatatatatatatatatatggtacgcatagacatgataaagcacctaaaccattgggatcgtctcgaagctctcaaaatgtactcactagaaaggaaatGAGAAAGATACCAAATTATATATACATGGTCCCTAATttgtacagtaaaataacatactggagtaaatgatatggaaggaaatgcagaattgagccagtgaagagtagagctgccataggcacaatcagaaaacactgaGCATCAAAGGTTCACagttgttcaatatcctcccagcaatATTGTCAAAACTAAATtggaagtcttcaagaaaaaTCTTGGATAGTTTTCTGCaatgaagtgctggaccaaccgggctgaagtgagaatgtgggcctgcgagctgcTCCAAGTAATGGCTTGTTGACcgaactcacaagtcaagcttggccaatAGAAGttgtcccagaaccccatccaggtacaatttaGATACAAGCCCACAGTGATGGGATTTTCTGTCAGCCACAAAGATGAAACTAACTCTAAGAAGGCTAAATCCATCAGTCCCAGCCCAGAGATAGGACCCGAAGCAAGTCTGCCTGTGCCACAGCTGGGAAAAGACAAAACTCTGAAAAATCTGCGAAGCAAAGGTGAATCCACATAAAACTAACTGTAACCTGGAAATGCAATTGTGGGGGCTAGAAAATTGAACTCAAGCTGCAGTGGAAGGTACAAAACTTGTGCAGAGCAAAGGACCTGCAAGAGCCAAGCATCAAAGTGGGTTGTAGGGCATCCATGGACCTACCTCAGGGCTAGCCCAGGGCAGAATTAGGATTCCCACC
This genomic window from Procambarus clarkii isolate CNS0578487 chromosome 1, FALCON_Pclarkii_2.0, whole genome shotgun sequence contains:
- the beta-PheRS gene encoding phenylalanine--tRNA ligase beta subunit, which encodes MPTVSVSRDALFKALDKSYSDEEFDELCFQYGLEVDDIVDDPDKGVTYKIEVGANRYDLLCFEGIARALCVYLGKESLPNYRVVPASEPEKYKLIVKPSTAQVRPYVVGAVLRNMKFNQATYDSFIDLQDKLHQNLARKRTLVAIGTHDLDTISGPFIYDAKPPQDISFVPLNQSEVIRADKLLEMYSHDSHLKEYVPIIKDKPVYPVITDQKGVVLSLPPIINGNHSKITLSTRNVFIECTATDRYKAQIVLDTLVCMFSGYCEQSYTAEPVQVEYPSGERVQYPTLQYRQQEAAVSYCNILTGVSETAENIAEKLTSMSLSAKPQGQDKVMVEVPPTRYDILHECDIAEDFAVAYGFDRLAADLQMPPTNTIGQEIELNYLSDKLRLLMSQNNYTEAATFSLYSKMDIGERMRVNIDNVPWVKVANPKTTECEALRVSLLPGLLKTLAANKHISLPLRLFEVSDVVLRESCPTATRGTGALNQRHLCAINYNVKAGIEIVQGLLDNIMVALKVPYAGDDISQGYYLEEKENPSYFPGFCGSVIINGTPVGHIGLVHPEVITNFNLNNPAAALEINIQKVFELTNFGH